A single genomic interval of Stenotrophomonas bentonitica harbors:
- a CDS encoding YceI family protein: MTVTRKLLLPLALTLAIAACSKPAEETAAPAADATPAAAATAPADAAAAPAAAPAAEAIQIASGTYKLDPSHTDVLAQWSHFGFSHPTAHFGNVEGTLVYDSADVTKSTLEVKLPLSGLNSFTAKFDEHLRSADFFDAAKFPAATFKSTKVEAAGTNKLTVTGDLTIKDITKPVTLDVTVNAGGEHPMAKVPAAGFDATTTIKRSDFGVGAYAPNVSDEVNIRITTEATGEKPAA, encoded by the coding sequence ATGACCGTTACCCGCAAACTGCTCCTGCCGCTGGCCCTGACCCTGGCCATCGCCGCCTGCTCCAAGCCGGCTGAAGAAACCGCTGCCCCCGCTGCGGACGCCACCCCGGCCGCTGCCGCCACCGCACCGGCTGATGCCGCTGCCGCCCCGGCCGCTGCCCCGGCTGCCGAAGCCATCCAGATCGCCTCGGGCACCTACAAGCTCGACCCGAGCCACACCGACGTGCTGGCCCAGTGGAGCCACTTCGGCTTCTCGCACCCGACCGCCCACTTCGGCAACGTCGAAGGCACCCTGGTGTACGACTCGGCCGACGTGACCAAGAGCACCCTGGAAGTGAAGCTGCCGCTGAGCGGCCTGAACAGCTTCACCGCCAAGTTCGACGAACACCTGCGCAGCGCCGATTTCTTCGACGCCGCCAAGTTCCCGGCCGCCACCTTCAAGAGCACCAAGGTTGAAGCCGCCGGCACCAACAAGCTGACCGTCACCGGCGACCTCACCATCAAGGACATCACCAAGCCGGTGACCCTGGATGTGACCGTCAACGCCGGCGGCGAGCACCCGATGGCCAAGGTTCCGGCCGCTGGTTTCGACGCCACCACCACCATCAAGCGCAGCGATTTCGGCGTCGGCGCGTATGCCCCGAACGTCAGCGACGAAGTGAACATCCGCATCACCACCGAAGCCACCGGCGAAAAGCCGGCCGCGTAA
- a CDS encoding malonic semialdehyde reductase, which translates to MSNVLNDAALDQLFRTARTQNAFLDKPVEDSQLKALYELVKWGPTAANSSPARFVFVKSAEAKAKLAPALSEGNQDKTLAAPVTVIIAFDEDFHEKLPYLFPHTDAKAWFDGPREGRRESAFRNGSLQGAYLILAARALGLDAGPMSGFDPAKVDEAFFKGTTIKSNFLVNLGYGDSSGLFPRLPRLAFDEAARIE; encoded by the coding sequence ATGTCCAACGTGCTCAACGATGCTGCGCTCGACCAGTTGTTCCGTACCGCCCGTACCCAGAATGCCTTCCTCGACAAGCCGGTTGAAGACAGCCAGCTCAAGGCCCTGTACGAACTGGTGAAGTGGGGCCCCACGGCCGCCAACTCGAGCCCGGCGCGTTTCGTGTTCGTGAAGTCGGCCGAAGCCAAGGCCAAGCTGGCCCCGGCGCTGTCCGAAGGCAACCAGGACAAGACCCTGGCCGCCCCGGTCACCGTCATCATCGCCTTCGACGAAGACTTCCACGAAAAGCTGCCGTACCTGTTCCCGCACACCGACGCCAAGGCCTGGTTCGACGGCCCGCGTGAAGGCCGCCGCGAGTCCGCGTTCCGCAACGGCAGCCTGCAGGGCGCCTACCTGATCCTGGCCGCCCGCGCGCTGGGCCTGGACGCCGGCCCGATGAGCGGCTTCGACCCCGCCAAGGTGGACGAGGCCTTCTTCAAGGGCACCACCATCAAGTCGAATTTCCTGGTCAATCTGGGTTACGGTGATTCTTCGGGCCTGTTCCCGCGGCTGCCTCGCCTGGCCTTCGACGAAGCTGCCCGCATCGAATAA
- a CDS encoding mitochondrial fission ELM1 family protein, with amino-acid sequence MPYVKRWSPPWTITDGRAGNVRQAVALATALKLGAHRPLVLEPRAPWKWVAPRWLPGAASGYGEPFATLAAQPPELAVGCGRQAAGALRELRRRGSKVVQILDPRLGTRHWDLLVVPEHDRLRGSNVLTLLGSLNPVDDDWLSLGRAAFASFGELPGPRTALLVGGPTPHAPWHEPDMVKVFQQVAGQLREEGGSLLATTSRRTPPALVGALRSAFADVPGVIWGDGGDGVNPYAGLLGWADRVVVSPDSVNLLSEACGTRLPVAVALEKQAQGRMVTFQQALHARGRLQSRWLDWATPGAIEPLRETARVAAQVKAALGIPA; translated from the coding sequence ATGCCATACGTGAAACGATGGAGTCCGCCCTGGACTATCACTGACGGCCGTGCCGGCAATGTGCGGCAGGCGGTGGCGCTGGCCACGGCACTGAAGCTGGGGGCCCACCGGCCGCTGGTGCTGGAGCCGCGCGCGCCGTGGAAATGGGTGGCACCGCGCTGGTTGCCGGGCGCGGCCAGTGGCTATGGCGAGCCATTTGCGACATTGGCTGCGCAACCGCCCGAGCTGGCGGTGGGCTGTGGCCGGCAGGCGGCCGGGGCGCTGCGCGAACTGCGCCGGCGCGGCAGCAAGGTGGTGCAGATCCTGGACCCGCGCCTGGGCACACGCCACTGGGACCTGCTGGTGGTGCCCGAACACGACCGCCTGCGCGGTAGCAACGTGCTGACGCTGCTGGGCAGCTTGAACCCGGTGGATGACGACTGGCTTTCGCTGGGGCGGGCTGCGTTTGCCAGCTTTGGCGAGCTGCCTGGGCCGCGTACTGCGCTGCTGGTGGGTGGGCCGACCCCGCATGCGCCGTGGCATGAGCCGGACATGGTGAAGGTGTTCCAGCAGGTGGCTGGGCAGCTGCGTGAGGAAGGCGGCAGTTTGTTGGCCACCACTTCGCGGCGTACCCCGCCGGCGTTGGTGGGGGCGCTGCGCAGTGCGTTTGCCGATGTGCCTGGCGTGATCTGGGGCGATGGCGGCGACGGGGTGAACCCGTACGCGGGGCTGCTGGGCTGGGCGGACCGGGTGGTGGTATCGCCGGATTCGGTGAACCTGCTGTCTGAAGCCTGCGGCACGCGGTTGCCGGTGGCGGTGGCGCTGGAGAAGCAGGCGCAGGGGCGGATGGTGACGTTCCAGCAGGCGCTGCATGCACGCGGGCGGTTGCAGTCGCGGTGGTTGGATTGGGCTACGCCCGGGGCGATCGAGCCGCTGCGTGAGACCGCGCGGGTGGCGGCGCAGGTGAAGGCGGCATTGGGTATCCCGGCTTAA
- a CDS encoding DUF2145 domain-containing protein — protein MDVPRPASRRLPAALLFTALMLAVPAAHAQSQHECVERHPTPASLAAMFDVALRADEALEALDDVDVVILARGGQDLSKYGLRHSHLAFAVREDDGSWRTVHLLNHCKSPQSTLFREGLSNFIGETGSHTDLRVGVPTPAVRAALKTMLTAPGIQAKALHEPRYSVVAYPFSDEYQNSNQWVLEVLAAAIAQSRDGTLLVRRAQVQTWLKEQMYEPSSLHIGVGKRLGARFFAANAATTDHPASERISGNYSVVTVESVFDFLQKRKVLAQELSVAHVPVAGMSAPKPQ, from the coding sequence ATGGATGTGCCCCGCCCCGCTTCACGCCGCCTGCCCGCCGCGCTGCTGTTCACCGCGTTGATGTTGGCCGTCCCCGCCGCCCACGCCCAATCCCAACACGAGTGCGTGGAGCGCCACCCTACCCCGGCCTCGCTGGCGGCGATGTTCGACGTCGCGCTACGCGCCGATGAGGCGCTGGAAGCGCTGGACGACGTAGATGTGGTCATCCTCGCGCGCGGCGGCCAGGACCTCAGCAAGTACGGCCTGCGCCACAGCCACCTGGCCTTCGCGGTGCGCGAAGACGATGGCAGCTGGCGCACGGTGCACCTGCTCAACCACTGCAAGTCGCCGCAGTCCACGCTGTTCCGCGAGGGGCTGAGCAACTTCATTGGCGAAACCGGGTCGCATACCGACCTGCGTGTGGGCGTTCCGACCCCTGCAGTGCGTGCGGCGTTGAAGACCATGCTTACCGCGCCGGGAATCCAGGCCAAGGCGCTGCACGAGCCGCGCTACAGCGTGGTGGCCTATCCCTTCAGCGACGAGTACCAGAACTCCAACCAGTGGGTGCTGGAAGTGCTGGCCGCCGCGATTGCGCAGTCGCGCGACGGCACATTGCTGGTGCGCCGGGCGCAGGTGCAGACGTGGTTGAAGGAACAGATGTATGAGCCGAGCTCGCTGCACATCGGCGTGGGCAAGCGGCTGGGTGCGCGCTTCTTTGCGGCCAATGCCGCCACCACCGACCATCCTGCAAGTGAGCGGATTTCCGGCAATTATTCGGTAGTGACGGTGGAGTCGGTGTTCGACTTCCTGCAGAAGCGTAAGGTGCTGGCGCAGGAACTGAGCGTGGCGCACGTGCCGGTGGCGGGGATGTCGGCACCGAAGCCGCAGTGA